A single genomic interval of Syntrophobotulus glycolicus DSM 8271 harbors:
- a CDS encoding Fic family protein yields the protein MMDRAGKLKTNLSGEAAYKSFAPSPLPPNPTVELDNETIELLVKANKQLGLLEGIAARIPNVNLFISMYVRKEALMSSQIEGTQATLEDVLDPLINENANRNVADVINYIKATEFAITRLNELPLCNRLIKEAHAVLMAGVRGQEKNPGEFRYSQNWIGGQGSTLKNARFIPPAPEDMTMAMSDLEKYWSDDDGLDVLIRAALIHYQFEAIHPFLDGNGCIGRLLITLYLMEKDVLTTPALYISYFLKKNRIEYYDRMSEVRRNGNYEQWIKFFLQAIYESAEDATNTIDKLTVLHDKNLVSISGMGRASKTALRLFAYLEENPIIEIQKTAAALDTTFKTVSDSVRRLCEMGILRQNSGEQRNRTFSYAAYLDLLRNGTV from the coding sequence ATGATGGACAGAGCTGGAAAACTAAAAACAAACCTGTCGGGTGAAGCGGCATATAAATCATTTGCGCCATCGCCGCTGCCGCCCAATCCGACCGTTGAACTCGATAACGAAACAATTGAGCTATTGGTAAAAGCCAATAAGCAGCTTGGTCTTCTGGAAGGCATTGCGGCGAGAATTCCGAACGTTAATTTATTTATATCAATGTATGTCCGCAAGGAAGCGTTGATGTCGTCTCAGATTGAAGGAACACAGGCCACATTGGAGGATGTGCTTGACCCGCTGATTAACGAAAATGCCAATCGTAATGTCGCCGATGTTATCAACTACATCAAGGCAACCGAGTTTGCGATTACCAGGTTGAACGAGCTGCCGTTGTGCAACCGGCTTATTAAGGAAGCACACGCGGTGCTGATGGCAGGCGTTCGCGGACAGGAGAAAAATCCAGGCGAGTTTCGCTATTCTCAAAACTGGATTGGCGGTCAGGGCAGCACATTGAAGAACGCCAGGTTTATCCCTCCAGCGCCGGAAGATATGACGATGGCAATGTCCGACCTGGAAAAATACTGGAGCGACGATGATGGGCTTGATGTTTTGATTCGCGCCGCCTTGATTCACTATCAGTTTGAAGCCATACACCCGTTTTTAGACGGCAACGGATGTATTGGCCGGTTGCTCATCACCTTATATCTGATGGAAAAAGACGTGCTGACAACTCCCGCGTTATATATTTCATATTTTTTGAAAAAGAACCGTATCGAATATTACGACCGTATGAGCGAGGTACGCCGCAACGGAAATTATGAGCAGTGGATCAAATTTTTCTTGCAGGCGATTTATGAATCTGCCGAGGATGCAACGAATACCATTGATAAGCTGACAGTGCTCCATGATAAAAATCTCGTCTCCATCAGCGGGATGGGCCGCGCCTCCAAAACAGCGCTCCGCCTATTCGCTTACCTCGAAGAAAACCCCATCATTGAAATCCAAAAGACAGCGGCGGCCTTGGATACCACATTTAAGACGGTATCCGATTCTGTTCGGCGGCTTTGTGAAATGGGTATCCTGAGACAAAACTCCGGCGAGCAGCGCAACAGGACATTTTCCTATGCCGCCTATCTTGACCTTCTGCGTAACGGGACAGTATAA
- a CDS encoding helix-turn-helix domain-containing protein produces the protein MNIADRIQNLRKAKAISQEDLADKVGVSRQAVSKWESEQSVPDLDKIIIMSEYFDVTTDYILKGIEPALNNQGTHGVLTSKILYISSSAFLAIGLFCAFGAWYEEQTAASIWGSMIIQVVGAAGYFSGRLLSGVKASFAINWVNILLVAFMPISLIVAVCFGRIAAPYPTDIITGAVFAAIYLITAGLSFVLLRGAKRA, from the coding sequence ATGAACATTGCGGACAGAATTCAGAACTTAAGAAAAGCAAAGGCAATTTCACAGGAAGACCTGGCAGACAAGGTTGGCGTATCGCGTCAGGCCGTATCAAAATGGGAAAGCGAGCAGAGTGTCCCCGATTTGGATAAGATCATCATTATGAGCGAATATTTCGATGTGACGACGGATTATATCCTCAAGGGCATCGAGCCGGCGCTCAATAACCAAGGAACACATGGCGTTTTAACCAGCAAAATCCTGTATATCTCCTCCTCCGCCTTCCTTGCGATCGGCTTGTTTTGCGCATTCGGTGCTTGGTATGAGGAGCAGACAGCGGCCAGCATTTGGGGGTCAATGATTATTCAAGTCGTTGGTGCGGCAGGGTATTTCAGCGGCAGGCTGTTATCAGGCGTAAAAGCTTCGTTTGCTATAAATTGGGTAAATATTCTGCTGGTCGCATTTATGCCCATCAGCTTGATTGTTGCCGTTTGTTTCGGACGTATCGCCGCGCCGTATCCGACAGATATTATCACCGGCGCTGTGTTTGCAGCAATATATTTGATTACAGCTGGTCTGAGCTTTGTGCTGCTGAGAGGGGCTAAGAGAGCATAA
- a CDS encoding ATP-binding protein → MKANYIINLVSAHSSGNESQFEKVLSDLIHDEEKKGNSSLALSLKNAYSTEKRPANSTMISPISSMSFSVQSVAGLPKDKDSTLDLVEILQPTIMLKDVALSEKASDTIQQIIDEQKKSDELLKSGVVPTNRILLCGPPGCGKTMTANALAAELGLSIAYVRLDGLVSSYLGQTGTNIRKIFEFVKGKRIMLFLDEFDAIAKKRDDSHELGELKRVVTTLLQNLDEMQANVFLVAATNHHHLLDPAIWRRFDISILLEEPNESQREKIVSSALLTYLRDFQIDPKKLIVLTDGMSGAQMQTFLQSLGKYCVMSKEKGDTLEIEEIGKIWLKHAALYVSEDSDDFMRALSKLQKSGIPIRTLEAITGIPKSTLSYRFGKEGKINE, encoded by the coding sequence ATGAAGGCTAATTATATAATTAATCTCGTTTCAGCGCACAGTAGCGGGAACGAGTCTCAATTTGAAAAGGTGCTTTCGGACTTAATCCACGATGAGGAGAAGAAAGGGAATTCTTCGCTGGCACTATCTCTTAAGAACGCTTATTCAACTGAGAAGCGTCCTGCCAATAGTACCATGATTAGCCCAATATCCTCAATGTCGTTTTCTGTACAGTCTGTTGCGGGTTTGCCAAAAGACAAAGATAGCACTTTGGATTTGGTAGAAATATTACAACCTACTATTATGTTAAAAGATGTGGCGTTATCTGAAAAAGCCAGCGATACTATCCAGCAAATTATTGACGAACAAAAGAAATCTGATGAGTTACTCAAATCTGGAGTTGTTCCAACAAATCGCATTTTGCTTTGTGGTCCCCCGGGATGCGGCAAGACGATGACAGCCAATGCCCTTGCTGCTGAACTTGGCTTATCCATAGCCTATGTTCGTTTAGATGGCTTGGTTTCGTCTTACTTAGGGCAAACAGGTACAAATATTAGGAAGATTTTTGAGTTCGTAAAAGGAAAACGTATTATGCTTTTTCTTGACGAGTTTGATGCTATTGCTAAAAAGAGAGATGATTCGCATGAATTGGGCGAATTAAAAAGAGTTGTGACAACATTGTTGCAGAATTTAGATGAAATGCAAGCCAATGTGTTTTTGGTAGCGGCAACAAACCATCATCACTTGTTAGATCCAGCTATTTGGCGGAGGTTTGATATTTCTATTCTTTTGGAAGAGCCAAATGAAAGCCAGCGAGAAAAAATTGTTTCTTCTGCATTATTGACTTATTTGCGGGATTTTCAAATTGACCCCAAAAAATTGATTGTTTTGACTGATGGTATGAGCGGCGCACAAATGCAAACATTCTTGCAATCATTGGGAAAGTATTGTGTAATGAGCAAGGAAAAGGGAGATACCCTTGAAATTGAGGAAATCGGAAAGATTTGGCTAAAACATGCGGCACTTTATGTAAGCGAAGATAGTGACGATTTTATGAGGGCGTTATCAAAACTACAAAAAAGCGGGATTCCGATTAGGACATTGGAAGCAATAACGGGTATTCCAAAGTCGACATTGAGTTATCGTTTTGGTAAGGAGGGAAAAATAAATGAATGA